The stretch of DNA GCTGGATGTCGATCCTGCTGCGGCGCGCGCTGGTGTCGCGCGTCGATACGCCGACCCGGACCAACGGCGCGGACTTTGCCGCCGAACGTGCGTGGTTGCTGCTCAGGATGGGCGAATCGACTGCTGCGCGGGCGGTCACGCAGAGCGTCGATACCGACAATTATACGCCGAAACTCTACCAGGTGGCGATGAATGCGGCGCTTGCGTCGGGCGATCCAGCCGGCTTGTGCCCGCTGGTTGCTGGCGCGATGCGCTACGCACCGGCGCGCGGCTGGACGATGGCGCAGGCGATGTGCGCCGGCCTGTCGGGCAATCCCGCACAGGCGACCCCGTTGATCGCGACCGCCAAGCGTCGCAACGTCGCGAGCGGCGTCGACCTGCTGCTCGCGCAAAAGGTCGTGGGTGCGGGCGCGCAGGGACGTCAGGCCGTAACGATCGAGTGGGACGGCGTCGACCAGTTGACCGCGTGGCGGTTCGGGCTGGCGATGGCGACCGGCGTGGCCGTCCCCGACGACTTGTATGCGAGCGCCGGTCCTCAGGTGCGATACTGGCAGGCCTTGTCGCCGTCGGTTCCGCTCGGTGTCCGGCTGGCCCCTGCGGAGTCCGCGGCGGGGCAGGGCGTGCTCTCCAGCGCAGCGTTGGTCGATCTCTATGCGGCGGCATCGACCGACGACGATACGCAGAGCACCGCGACTGCGACGGCCAACGACCTCCAGACGGCGTATGCCGATCGCAGTCCCGATGCGCGGCTGAATGCGCTCCGTCAGTTGTGGGGCGGGGCCGACGCGCGACCGTCCTATTCGCGCCTCGTGCTGACGGCGCGGGCGGCGGCACGGATGAATCCGGCGCTGGCGAAGGTCGAAGCCGATCATCTGGTGGCGTCGATGCTGTCCGCCGGGCTCGATCGTACCGCCGCGCGATGGCTCGGTACGGTACCCGCCGGTGGGGACGCGTGGGCGATGATCATGCTCAGCGATCCCGACGCCTATCGCCGGCTGAGCTATTCCGATCTCGCCTCCTATTCGGGCGGCGAAGGTGATTCGGCCTTGAAACAGCGCATGCTGTTCGCCGGCCTCGCAGGGCTGGGGCGCCTCGATCAGGGCGATATCGAGCGCGCGGCGCAGTCGCTCGGCGTTCGTGTCGGCGCGGAGAATGCTTGGACCCGCGCGCTCGATCGCGCCGCGCGCGACGGGCAGGCGGGTACGGTCGTCGTGCTCGCCGCGATCGGCATGCAGGCTGCGAACTGGAAGGACATTCCTCCGGAAGCACTGTACCGCATCGTCGGCGCGCTCCGCGGCGTCGGTCTCGATGGCGAGGCGCGGATGATCGCGGCCGAGGCGATCGCGCGCGCGTGACTCACGCTGCCGACCGCGCGCTGATCGATCGGTTTCTGGAGATGATGGCAGCGGAGGCGGGTGCCGCGCCCAACACCGTCGCCGCCTATCGCAGCGACCTGACGCTCGCCTCGCAGGCGCTGGAAGGCGGGTTGGTGGAGGCGGATGCGGATGCGCTCGCGACGCTGTCGGGGGGCTGGTCCGCGCTTTCCCGGTCGACCGTGGGCCGAAAGTCCGCGTCGCTCCGCCGATTCTTCGCGTTTCTCGCCGACGAGGGGCACCGCGCCGACGATCCCGGCAAGGCGCTGCCCCGACCCGGCACCGCGCGCACCTTGCCCAAGGTGTTGAGCCATGCCGACATCGACCGCCTCTTCGGCGCGATCGCCGAACGCGCTGCGCGCGATCCGCTGGACCCGAACGACCTGCGCCTCTCTGCGCTGTTCGAACTTCTCTACGGCTCCGGGCTGCGCGCGACCGAACTCGTCAGCCTGCCGCGCAATGCGGTCCATCCCGATCGCCCGTTCCTGATCCTGCGCGGCAAGGGCGGGCGCGAACGGCTGGTCCCCATCTCCGATCGCGCGCGCGCGGCGGTTGCGGTCTGGCGCGCCTATGTGGCGACGGACCGGCTCTGGTTGTTCCCGTCGGGCAAGGGTCATCTGTCCCGCATCCGTCTGTACCAGTTGGTCAAGGCCCTCGCTGCCGAAGCGGGCATTCCGCCCGACCGCGTCAGCCCGCACGTCCTGCGCCATGCCTTCGCCACGCACCTGCTTGCGGGCGGTGCGGACTTGCGCGCGCTCCAATCGATGCTCGGCCACGCCGATATCGCCACCACCGAAATCTACACGCACGTCGATTCGAGCCGCCTCGTCGAACTCGTCAATACGCGTCATCCGCTCGCCGATCTGCCGCCGCGTTGACGCGGACGCGCCCGCGCCGTAACCGCCGCACATGCCAAGCTTCCTCGACTTCGAGAAACCGATCGCCGAACTCCAGGGCCGGATCGACGAACTCCGCGACACCGCCGCCGAAGGCAGCGTCGACCTAGCCGCCGACATCGCCCGTCTGCAGGCGAAGTCCGACAAGTTGCTGAAGGATACCTTCGCGCGGCTGACGCCGTGGCAGAAGGCGCAAGTCGCGCGCCATCCCGAGCGCCCGCACTTCAAGGATTACGTCGCCGCGCTGTTCGACGAGTTCGTGCCGC from Sphingomonas sp. HMP9 encodes:
- a CDS encoding tyrosine-type recombinase/integrase encodes the protein MMAAEAGAAPNTVAAYRSDLTLASQALEGGLVEADADALATLSGGWSALSRSTVGRKSASLRRFFAFLADEGHRADDPGKALPRPGTARTLPKVLSHADIDRLFGAIAERAARDPLDPNDLRLSALFELLYGSGLRATELVSLPRNAVHPDRPFLILRGKGGRERLVPISDRARAAVAVWRAYVATDRLWLFPSGKGHLSRIRLYQLVKALAAEAGIPPDRVSPHVLRHAFATHLLAGGADLRALQSMLGHADIATTEIYTHVDSSRLVELVNTRHPLADLPPR